Proteins co-encoded in one Plasmodium berghei ANKA genome assembly, chromosome: 11 genomic window:
- a CDS encoding serine/threonine protein kinase, putative, which yields MNGRNMHSYYLDKIQKNVNQIKRCNNMSLLRNINERSYNLNNNKITNYVDIKESNPNNATNGFSNEYTYNQNINSVLNRGKYIINNNGHIKEDINANYDYNSYVNKCKNFPDKIASENSHYNYDTIRTETNNNLKDLRNDQYSYNNSKAVYDQNKGVIINNPCYSKIKDCNKIYLDNINETVNENNHMFENYHNGHIRMNASVLCPSHLKNNSIKQAHNQNELKQNNNMEMVYDGYYNNNDRIYMNDNIYNKNLNYKIHGDFINIKNNINDSKAVQYMPVYLPHNEKMNKEYKYGLRTGDYLNQNIQTGIYNNNNNLCTNVENINHISKNISSSETNKNNYFTQEHPYIENDLRHHFVEDNYSRSLINIKNNNCSKSTNIKKHNIYIPNKESALLNNSEINNINIESLKKNNGDNNTPSVTNIYQPLEETEECQNKLYSHLIYKSIPNYNNSSNINLNGFVEPTQIDADKKENFTIEHKVVPQNNLQYNIKHCFTNSETNGNVLETNKFFLNSFQSEREVEKKQKILLPQNAEDKMCKISENDNDNNIRCNFLPTNIINCISLNNNSKTKIQNNKSIENNGPRNIVNCALNKDIAISEKEYGNNFKTQVKNLFKDAQCETNLDENYAEHLEKKQGCSLNFLGNTYSETPTIKNEKDKEIIKGNNNGGDAKILDEMQISGFCQIKSADNKSEENILECNIFNTLCNNVRKNSKSENCNNVKYVENKKGVKKSDEKNKTPDVSSIDKNSDVNFHYEDHIYKGYKSHHIIDNNIDIDEKKKLEKELESYFIKEGFLSPKNSNLEYNDFMSENSSIYINGELQSDTSIYSDHTKSFNTEYIKRENREASSSSGDIFEDNRIKEVFDGLTANRSLTCSFSAQTDINIMKNDGNKNLNNYLENEIDISCVDNTSKFSSNENMICKKDCNSNMICSKNIEQEKIDSIEYFFSKNKNLLFIDLLKLNSDRKNNAEKKYISFEDKLKDKLELLMHRNSEKERNIIDKIIYCLDPSYINNTVNDKKRWKEKLKYMQEKFLESILCVSYPNCMWNENTFELYLKSLNFNSLLDDTFIKYEKDLNIDLFQEEEEIFSDAGNIGEGGFGVVTKMRFLSFPQYYAIKKISKDHIIKSQAAGQAYLEAKYHSVLSHVNVIKMYGCMQDDNYIYHVLEYCPKGSIYSISKNFKKRIIPEELAYKYFCNVVNGLYYLNQMGIFHRDIKMENVLVDHKDNAKLSDFGLSAMILGEKSHSSLCGTLVYFSPEIINGEGYDWRSDIWSLGILLYEMLVGDVPFDGTKTQIVQSIYSCNLNFPNFINPLAINLIKKALVVDVNKRIKLSEIASDPWMQEMWKLTFQKGLIESNNIINDDSYNFNFIHNIIKTECLIKKSLNASLNFHIDSCSNNKLESVFSNEKIEALDSLILETQQKIAEYLDLDELYNNEETLSSFENFSTTKSEYLQSYSNDQAIHTEDIKSDEIGDNEQLEESIESSKLDNENDSNATQRNIYDTSMEYIQQLANKNSMNIENNIKTEENINIENCEQMKNKLEVTSENDSIEYEATNSVENLPTNEVDVIYKNEFKDPQINNIDIRNILSEEEKRNSSEYKYIRMNDVDMKEMLPQEERPQCSDTNMNGMNNHLSNKNEIEKELIIENNEMNEDDKCGNDNTNVKFKLNGNSYESILCNILFKLRKLNKKKDNSNIMEEIDKLKLSPQEDESEGYKSISNTIKARLDLSKKKMSDYLERQYSIISENKNESEFLDKSKTLENSGFENDHILSNENENIINVENAEEGEVHNNSPIDKENQINSEVGKLYIPISVIKGENKEESKNENISFKINLKMEETNIEKVISQSDISESDDIEEFNRLIKRTQNILKRKMISEKKDEDDLGNDTNDATINPDNNNNKIIDDNLTKFINDHENDTKLEEKCAATYTVPNLGKKSISDKKKKNYFDNKKDKMTFNKKVEKNLEKKYNGKYNKKNIIDYKKKYNYKENRNGSKLYISRKNVAIEEETHNDLFNLDKGSLYDEYIEKINKLYLNLKNKKLIYDNEKDKNTENCHILTKNIRASLENEIDNDSNEFSKEDTERSSLNNIDRQNINEVKKNKYDSDITKEESLILSNTNDSSKDINILDKEMDNNRFKEKRINFCKKSNILKKEKKNITQKLCDNKLNDIENNRKVESNNKCVGGDDKKESLFFKLKKDIINGNIKSLKTRLTPDFVDTKINIKKKINSNSSVHRYSSEKINKQVSINSDHNKKSGCISDNNTLDYSISDYSSDRSFYKKNKIMSIQNNSIEKKNIKSMKFVDKYEKDKSVVNMKKLEQPEYDIINVNNKYKTESSTENVSKFSKKKTNSLGILNFNNKVTFMAMENDSNVLNSSNYMNDNDIERNSNSSNLKKIEIPDEISKMKQNKLKYLFNKEKTEEENIMKQIIYDEKKKKNWGKNCIKKFSSYEHVKKSYINISLSEITSRAKDNIKHVSERNKNLVKNVKDDLIYKKKSIVNKKDDINNKNKTKINDNKNCYSTLTKIDASVQNYFNNEMNISKKEKIMSEENDNASIKEKSKDKEKFDSCVQNDEVLKKYIKKNVLKKISNNSIPLINKSKETHVEEMMKKNKQNDSLKYLRNIGIKKTSNETLKRSNSFQLNLKKNSSYDDIKYKSVIKTCSMESALKKTISNDMGENTKRNKKNNDNILLNGKKIFSTTYEESARGEENDCLSNNEIKKNGNSYQSNKNILFANNLKNSKIKEYLKSKIDQIKNKKEYNPSFNCIEKSKDNESNVLNSVNIKKSYSYVNRVNQNSYQNNKIDTHLKKGNRSASETFLNNSINNCNNKQNNELKIKRTISTSELYKTGKKTVHQTNANNSKKNKVKYGFSRSKSEIVKSFNKTSPPSFSLLFDTNTISEKKKGPRANSINNPIPNNRNNDDEVGKKVKGTNTIIHNKFKGKNNEQMEKIRTRTYTNIYSHKKINLSNVKSKIDTNIFKKPKNVLAQNSVEENTKVDNKGSYECNTKKEEIDTPQKNNNIPEKAHTNILSYNKKICSKQNSYNNTHINDKLKKHNSLNKNLGSMNNINFGFKERQFNQLEVNDSENMNNGFSKQKEHTKKKNITNLINTKYDDDLQKKFLNLNNNKNREIDTKYDKSKENNEIPKSSTPKINDIGMNTNSRNSKNDEGNKNKEPNYTDIIANCNLISSCKNKAHNDNKKDEVMKSDKKNDILNFLKVNYNNCLFEVKREKESIHKSVVEQENICDKKETPNVKKKCINNFSFNNLNCFMTSSEIEKEDNVYEGDQPNNHIERDVVIRRDISKNRNYTYNGLFNSDKNVKMSDDKKKKYSQKSASTTLRAYERYKHDVNRLIKGKMYIDVYTDKDKNNTTKDSSNNKICKNSAQLESEQHPKHNSNNNGVFPSKILLSCSSFKSFYTDETIQKHENDTISNKSKEIIINDTNDIKKENTIENIDDNNNDLIDSFKKGTLLLKFKNLKKSASNIVLNNSLVKSFSISNQRNILPKICSTSRNETTESIFNTNENKTEKKKLHIINVETQKNGSVLNREKLPFKSSSNNRTNDVKKNNSILIGNKETSSCNKTLRYLLYNTCSSENKVDFSKCKEKASNHGDIISCMFQNAQNPCIQGKTRSGSSVPSISSRNKVNLDKKKSFTNTAKIVDVIIKKKENRNNDKISNKVDIGNTQVSIE from the coding sequence atgaatggCCGTAATATGCATAGCTATTATTTGGataaaattcaaaaaaatgttaatcAAATAAAGAGGTGTAATAACATGAGTTTATTGAGAAACATAAATGAAAGAagttataatttaaataataacaaaattacAAATTATGTAGATATAAAAGAAAGCAATCCAAACAATGCAACAAATGGATTTTCTAATGAATATACCTAcaatcaaaatataaactcAGTATTAAATAgaggaaaatatatcataaataataatggtCATATAAAAGAAGACATCAATGCAAATTATGATTATAATAGTTATGttaataaatgtaaaaattttCCTGATAAAATAGCTTCAGAAAATAGCcattataattatgataCAATAAGAACCGAGACAAACAATAATTTAAAGGATCTAAGAAATGATCAATATTcttataataattctaaGGCAGTATATGATCAAAATAAGGGggtaataataaacaatCCATGTTAttctaaaataaaagactgtaataaaatatatttagataatattaatgaaacAGTTAATGAAAACAACCATATGTTTGAAAATTACCACAATGGGCATATTCGCATGAATGCTAGCGTTTTATGCCCTAgccatttaaaaaataatagtattaAACAAGCTCATAATCAAAATGAGTtgaaacaaaataataatatggaaATGGTTTATGATGgctattataataataatgatcGGATTTATATGAAcgacaatatatataataaaaatttgaattaCAAAATTCATGGTgatttcattaatataaaaaataatataaatgatagtAAAGCTGTTCAATATATGCCTGTATATTTGCCtcataatgaaaaaatgaataaagaatataaatatggtTTAAGAACAGGTGACTATTTGaatcaaaatatacaaaCCGGAAtttacaataataataataatttgtgCACCAAtgtagaaaatattaatcatatatctaaaaatatttcaagttctgaaacaaataaaaataattattttacacAAGAACATCCctatatagaaaatgatTTGAGACACCATTTTGTGGAAGACAATTATAGTAGatcattaataaatataaaaaataataattgcAGTAAATCaactaatataaaaaagcataacatatatattccaaataaagaaagtgcactattaaataattcggaaataaataatatcaaTATAGAATCTcttaagaaaaataatggGGATAATAATACACCTTCtgtaacaaatatataccAGCCATTAGAAGAAACTGAAGAATgtcaaaataaattatattcacatttaatttataaatcaATCCCAAACTATAACAATAGTAGTAACATCAATTTAAATGGATTTGTAGAACCAACTCAAATAGATGCagataaaaaagaaaattttacAATCGAGCATAAAGTAGTTCCccaaaataatttacaatataatattaaacatTGTTTTACGAATAGCGAGACAAATGGTAATGTATTAGAaactaataaattttttctaaattcaTTTCAAAGCGAAAGAGAAGTAgagaaaaaacaaaaaatattattaccaCAGAATGCAGAAGATAAAATGTGTAAAATAagtgaaaatgataatgataataatattcgttgtaattttttaccaaccaatattataaattgtatatcattaaataataattcgaaaacaaaaattcaaaataataaaagtataGAAAATAACGGTCCTCGAAATATTGTAAATTGTGCGTTGAACAAAGATATTGCAATAAGTGAAAAGGAATatggaaataattttaaaacacAAGTTAAAAACTTATTTAAAGATGCACAATGTGAAACCAATTTGGATGAGAATTACGCTGAacatttagaaaaaaaacaaggATGCtctttgaattttttaggAAATACCTACTCTGAAACACctacaattaaaaatgaaaaagataaagaaataataaaaggtAACAATAATGGAGGGGATGCGAAGATACTTGATGAAATGCAAATAAGTGGCTTTTGCCAAATAAAGAGTGCTGATAATAAAAGTGAAGAAAATATCTTAGAATgcaatattttcaatacaTTGTGCAATAATGtaagaaaaaattcaaaatcAGAAAACTGtaataatgtaaaatatgtagaaaataaaaaaggagTTAAAAAATCtgacgaaaaaaataaaacaccAGATGTATCAAGCATTGACAAAAATTCGGAtgtaaattttcattatgaGGATCATATTTACAAAGGATATAAATCACATCATATAATAGacaataatattgatatagacgaaaaaaaaaaactagaaaaagaattagaatcatattttataaaagaaGGGTTTTTATCTccaaaaaattcaaatttaGAATATAACGATTTTATGAGTGAAAATAgtagcatatatattaatggaGAATTACAATCTGATACATCTATATATTCGGACCATACCAAATCATTTAATActgaatatattaaaaggGAAAATCGTGAAGCATCTTCAAGCAGTGGTGATATATTTGAAGATAATCGAATTAAAGAAGTTTTTGATGGCTTGACTGCTAATAGGAGTTTAACATGTTCCTTCTCAGCACAAACTGATATAAacataatgaaaaatgatggaaataaaaatttaaataactATTTAGAAAATGAGATAGATATTTCTTGCGTAGATAATACATCTAAATTTTCTagtaatgaaaatatgatatGTAAAAAAGATTGTAATAGCAACATGATTTGCTCTAAGAACATTGAACAGGAAAAAATAGACAGtatagaatattttttttcaaaaaataagaatttattatttattgatttattaaaattgaatagcgacagaaaaaataatgcagaaaaaaaatatatttcgtTTGAAGATAAATTAAAGGATAAATTGGAATTGTTAATGCATAGAAATTCcgaaaaagaaagaaatattatagaCAAGATAATTTATTGTTTAGATCCAtcttatataaataatacagtaaatgataaaaaaagatggaaagaaaaattaaaatatatgcaagAGAAGTTTCTTGAATCGATATTATGTGTTTCTTATCCTAACTGTATGTGGAATGAAAATACATTTGAATTATATCTTAaatcattaaattttaattctttattggatgatacatttataaaatatgaaaaagatttaaatatagatttatttcaagaagaagaagaaatattttcGGATGCAGGAAATATCGGAGAAGGGGGTTTTGGGGTTGTGACAAAAATGCGATTTTTATCGTTTCCTCAATATTatgcaataaaaaaaatatcaaaagatcatattataaaatcacAAGCAGCTGGCCAAGCATATTTAGAAGCAAAATATCATTCTGTTTTAAGTCATGtaaatgttataaaaatgtatggGTGCATGCAAgatgataattatatatatcatgtTTTAGAGTATTGCCCAAAGGGAAGTATTTATTCTATATCtaaaaatttcaaaaaaagaattataCCTGAAGAATtagcatataaatatttttgtaatgtAGTAAATggattatattatttaaatcaaaTGGGAATATTTCATCGTGacataaaaatggaaaatgtTTTAGTAGATCATAAAGATAATGCTAAATTGTCTGATTTTGGATTATCTGCTATGATATTAGGGGAAAAAAGTCATTCATCTTTATGTGGAACActtgtatatttttcacCTGAAATAATTAATGGTGAAGGATATGATTGGAGATCTGATATTTGGTCTTTGggtatattattatatgaaatgCTAGTGGGGGATGTTCCATTTGATGGTACAAAAACTCAAATTGTTCAATCTATATATTCAtgtaatttaaattttccaaattttattaatccATTAGCAATAaacttaataaaaaaggcTTTAGTAGTAGATGTAAATAAACGGATAAAATTATCAGAAATAGCATCAGATCCATGGATGCAAGAAATGTGGAAATTAACTTTTCAAAAAGGTTTAATAgaatcaaataatataattaatgatgattcatataatttcaattttatacacaacataataaaaacagagtgtcttataaaaaaaagtttgaATGCTTCCTTAAACTTCCATATCGATTCAtgtagtaataataaattggAGAGTGTTTTctcaaatgaaaaaattgaagCTCTTGattctttaattttagaAACCCAACAAAAAATAGCGGAGTATTTAGATCTTgatgaattatataataatgaagaaacTCTTTCAAGTTTCGAAAATTTTAGTACAACCAAATCAGAATATTTACAATCATATTCAAATGATCAAGCTATTCATACTGAGGATATAAAAAGTGATGAAATTGGGGATAATGAACAATTAGAAGAAAGTATAGAATCGAGTAAATTAGACAATGAAAATGATTCTAATGCAACtcaaagaaatatatatgatactTCTATGGAATATATACAACAATTggcaaataaaaatagtatgaatatcgaaaataatataaaaactgaggaaaatataaatatagaaaattgtgagcaaatgaaaaataaattagaaGTAACATCAGAAAATGATTCAATAGAATATGAAGCGACTAATTCAGTTGAAAATTTACCGACAAATGAAGTAgatgttatatataaaaatgaatttaaagatcctcaaataaataatattgatataagaaatattttatcagaagaggaaaaaagaaatagctctgaatataaatatattcgaATGAATGATGTGGATATGAAAGAAATGCTACCACAAGAGGAGAGGCCACAATGTAGTGATACAAATATGAACGGAATGAATAACCACCtaagtaataaaaatgaaatagaaaaagagcttattattgaaaataatgaaatgaATGAAGATGATAAATGTGGAAATGATAATACTAATGTAAAATTTAAACTGAACGGTAATAGTTATGAATCTATTTTgtgtaatattttgtttaagttaagaaaattaaataaaaagaaagataattcaaatataaTGGAAGAAATTGATAAATTGAAATTGTCTCCTCAGGAAGATGAAAGTGAAGGATATAAAAGTATCAGTAATACTATTAAGGCTCGCTTAGATttatcgaaaaaaaaaatgtcaGATTATTTAGAAAGGCAATATAGTATTATCtctgaaaataaaaatgaaagcGAATTTTTGGATAAATCTAAAACACTCGAAAATTCTGGATTTGAAAATGATCATATATTATCTAATGagaatgaaaatataatcaatGTGGAAAATGCTGAGGAGGGTGAGGTGCATAATAATTCTCCTATAGATAAAGAAAACCAAATAAATTCTGAAGTTGGTAAATTGTATATACCTATTTCTGTTATTAAAGgggaaaataaagaagaatccaaaaatgaaaatatctCTTTCAAAATAAACTTAAAAATGGAGGAAACAAATATAGAGAAAGTGATTAGTCAAAGTGATATTTCAGAAAGTGATGATATAGAAGAATTTAATAggttaataaaaagaacccaaaatatattaaaacgTAAAATGAtaagtgaaaaaaaagacgaAGATGATTTAGGTAATGATACAAATGATGCTACTATTAATcctgataataataataataaaataattgatgataatttaacaaaattcATAAATGATCATGAAAATGATACGAAGTTAGAAGAAAAATGTGCAGCAACATATACTGTTCCAAATTTAGGAAAGAAATCTATAAgcgataaaaaaaaaaaaaattattttgataataaaaaagacaaaatgacatttaacaaaaaggtagaaaaaaatttagaaaaaaaatataatgggaaatataataaaaaaaatatcattgattataaaaaaaaatataactataAAGAAAACCGTAATGGATCtaagttatatataagtCGAAAAAACGTTGCAATTGAAGAAGAAACTcataatgatttatttaatttagaTAAAGGTAGTCTTTATGATGAATacatagaaaaaataaataaattatatctgaatttaaaaaataaaaaacttatatatgataatgaAAAGGATAAAAATACTGAAAATTGTCATATTTTAACCAAAAATATAAGGGCAAGCTTGGAAAATGAGATCGATAATGATTCAAATGAATTTAGCAAAGAAGACACAGAAAGATCGAGCTTGAATAACATAGACagacaaaatattaatgaagttaaaaaaaataaatatgatagCGATATTACTAAAGAAGAAAGTCTCATCCTAAGCAATACTAATGATAGTTCGAAGGATATCAATATTTTAGATAAAGAAATGGATAATAATCgttttaaagaaaaaagaattaatttttgtaaaaaaagtaatatattaaaaaaagaaaaaaaaaatataacccaaaaattatgtgataataaattaaatgatattgaaaataatagaaaggtagaatcaaataataaatgtgtAGGAGGtgatgataaaaaagagagtttattttttaaattgaaaaaagatattataaatggaaatattaaaagttTGAAAACAAGATTAACACCTGATTTTGTAGACactaaaataaatataaaaaaaaaaattaattctAATAGTTCTGTGCATAGATATAGTagtgaaaaaattaacaaacaAGTTAGTATTAACAGTgatcataataaaaaaagtggATGTATTTCCGATAATAATACTCTCGATTATTCTATCTCTGACTATTCAAGTGATAGaagtttttataaaaagaataaaataatgagcatacaaaataattctatagagaaaaaaaatataaaatcaaTGAAATTCGTggataaatatgaaaaagataaaagtgtggtaaatatgaaaaaattagaaCAACCTGaatatgatataattaatgttaataataaatataaaacagaAAGCTCAACTGAAAATGTAAgcaaattttcaaaaaaaaaaacaaattcgTTAGGTAtcttaaattttaataataaagtaaCTTTTATGGCAATGGAAAATGATAGTAATGTTTTAAATTCTTCGAATTATATGAATGATAATGATATCGAACGAAATAGTAACTCCtcaaatttgaaaaaaattgaaatacCGGAtgaaatatcaaaaatgaaacaaaacaaattgaaatatttatttaataaagaaaagacggaagaagaaaatattatgaaacaaataatatatgatgaaaaaaaaaaaaaaaattgggGAAAAAActgtattaaaaaatttagttCTTATGAACATGtgaaaaaaagttatattaatataagtTTATCTGAAATAACATCTAGAGCAAAAGATAATATTAAACATGTTAGTGaaagaaacaaaaatttagtaaaaaatgtgaaagatgatttaatatataaaaaaaagtctattgttaataaaaaagatgatattaataataagaataaaactaaaatcaatgataataaaaattgttattcTACGTTAACCAAAATAGATGCATCAgtacaaaattattttaacaatGAGATGAATATTTctaaaaaggaaaaaataatgagtgaagaaaatgataatgctagtataaaagagaaaagtaaagataaagaaaaatttgaTTCATGCGTGCAAAATGATgaagttttaaaaaaatatattaaaaaaaatgttttaaaaaaaattagtaaCAATAGTATTCcattaataaataagaGTAAAGAGACACATGTAGAagaaatgatgaaaaaaaataaacagaATGACTCactaaaatatttaagGAATATTGGAATAAAAAAGACAAGCAATGAAACACTAAAGAGATCAAACAGTTTccaattaaatttaaaaaaaaactcttcttatgatgatataaaatataaaagtgtaataaaaacatgTTCTATGGAAAGtgctttaaaaaaaacgatcTCAAATGATATGGGAGAAAACACaaaaagaaacaaaaaaaataatgataatatactattaaacggtaaaaaaatattttcaacaACGTATGAAGAATCTGCAAGAGGAGAAGAAAATGATTGCCTAtctaataatgaaataaaaaaaaatggaaattcTTATcaaagtaataaaaatattttatttgcaaATAACTTAAAGAATtcgaaaataaaagaatatttaaaaagtaaaatagatcaaataaaaaataaaaaagaatataatcCATCATTTAATTGTATTGAAAAAAGTAAAGATAATGAAAGTAACGTACTTAATAGTGttaatataaagaaatcATATTCATATGTTAATAGGGTAAATCAAAATTCTTaccaaaataataaaatagacacacatttaaaaaaaggaaacaGATCGGCAAGTGAGACATTCTTAAACAATTCTATTAataattgtaataataaacaaaataacgaattaaaaattaaacgAACTATATCAACAAgtgaattatataaaacgGGAAAAAAAACTGTACATCAAACAAATgcaaataattcaaaaaaaaataaagtaaaatatGGATTTTCAAGAAGTAAGAGTGAAATTGTAAAATCTTTTAACAAAACATCACCACCAagtttttctttattatttgacACTAACACTATAagcgaaaaaaaaaaaggccCTAGAGCAAATTCCATAAATAATCCTATTCCtaataatagaaataatgatgatgaAGTGGGTAAAAAAGTCAAAGGAACCAATACtataatacataataagtttaagggaaaaaataatgaacaGATGGAAAAGATAAGAACTCGAacatatacaaatatatattcacacaaaaaaataaatcttTCTAATGTTAAAAGTAAAATagatacaaatatttttaaaaagcctaaaaatgtattagcTCAAAATTCCGTAGAAGAAAATACCAAAGTTGATAATAAAGGATCATATGAATGcaatacaaaaaaagagGAAATTGACACTccccaaaaaaataataatatacctGAAAAGGCACatactaatatattaagttataataaaaaaatatgttcaaaacaaaattcttataataatactcatataaatgataaattaaaaaaacataattctttaaataaaaatttaggCTCTATGaacaatattaattttggATTTAAAGAAAGACAATTTAATCAATTAGAAGTAAATGACTcagaaaatatgaacaatgGTTTTtcaaaacaaaaagaacatacaaaaaaaaaaaatattaccaatttaattaatacgAAATATGATGACGActtgcaaaaaaaattcttaaatttgaataataataaaaatagggAAATTGATACTAAATACGATAAATCGaaggaaaataatgaaattcCTAAATCTTCTACACCtaaaattaatgatataGGTATGAATACAAACTCTAGAAACagtaaaaatgatgaaggAAACAAAAACAAAGAACCGAATTATACAGACATAATTGCCAATTGCAACTTAATTAGTagttgtaaaaataaagcacataatgataataaaaaagatgaaGTAATGAAaagtgataaaaaaaatgatatacttaattttttaaaagttaattacaataattgtttatttGAAGTGAAAAGAGAAAAAGAATCTATACATAAAAGTGTTGTAGAacaagaaaatatatgtgataaaaaagaaacgccaaatgtaaaaaaaaaatgtattaataatttttcattcaATAATTTAAACTGTTTTATGACTAGTTCtgaaatagaaaaagaaGATAATGTTTACGAAGGCGATCAACCAAATAATCATATAGAAAGAGATGTAGTAATAAGAAGAGatatttctaaaaatagaaattatacatataatggGTTATTTAATagtgataaaaatgttaaaatgtctgatgataaaaaaaaaaaatattcacaAAAATCAGCTTCCACTACATTGAGAGCTTATGAAAGATATAAACATGATGTAAATAGATTAATAAAGggaaaaatgtatattgaTGTTTATACAGACAaggataaaaataatactacTAAAGATAgcagtaataataaaatttgtaaaaacTCAGCTCAACTAGAAAGCGAACAACATCCAAAGCATAATAGTAACAATAATGGGGTTTTTCCTagtaaaattttattatcatgcTCATCTTTTAAATCTTTTTACACAGATGAAACAATTCAAAAGCATGAAAATGATACTATCAGTAATAAAAGCaaagaaattattataaacgATACGAacgatataaaaaaagaaaatacgATAGAAAATATCGAtgacaataataatgatttaattgattcttttaaaaaaggaacattattattaaaatttaagaatttaaaaaaaagtgcaTCAAACattgttttaaataattccTTAGTGAAATCATTTAGTATCAGCAATCAAAGAAATATTCTTCCAAAAATTTGTTCTACTAGTAGAAATGAAACCACTGAAAGTATTTTCAACACAAATGAAAACAaaactgaaaaaaaaaaattgcacATTATAAACGTTGAAACACAAAAAAACGGAAGTGTATTAAATAGAGAAAAATTGCCATTTAAATCATCTTCTAATAATAGGACAAAtgatgtaaaaaaaaataatagtatacTTATAGGAAATAAAGAAACAAGTTCATGTAATAAGACATTACgctatttattatataatacatgCTCTAGTGAAAATAAGGTTGATTTTTCTAAATGTAAAGAGAAAGCATCTAATCATGGTGATATAATTAGCTGTATGTTTCAAAATGCGCAAAACCCATGTATCCAAGGTAAAACCAGAAGTGGTAGTAGTGTGCCCAGTATTTCATCACGAAATAAAGTTAAtttagataaaaaaaaatcatttaCAAATACTGCAAAAATAGTAGATGtgattatcaaaaaaaaagagaatagaaataatgataaaattagTAATAAGGTGGACATAGGAAATACACAGGTTTCTATAGAATGa